Genomic segment of Syngnathus acus chromosome 10, fSynAcu1.2, whole genome shotgun sequence:
GGATGCAAACCTTTCAGAACAAACACTGACCTGCACCAGAGGAACCAAGAAGCCGCGGAGGGGGTTGACGTCATGCTTCTTCTGGAACAAGGTGAGGTCGGTGTACGCTTTGGCGACTGCAAAGGACCAGCGTGAAGGTCAGCGAGCGCAAACGCAAGCGGAACGAACCCGACGGGAGCCGAGCGCCGCTGCGCTTACATTCAAACTTGTTCCCGCTGTTTTTGGCCTCCGTCATCCTGGTGTTAAGTCGGCTCATCTCGGGCATGACATTGTTGAGTTTGGCCGCCTCCCGCTGGCCCTTCACGATGACGGGAAAAACGGCCAGGCGAGCCACCACCGTccctgatgacacacaaacagtcCACCTTAGATCAATCACATTCGTAACTGGCGTGTGAGTGAAGTCCTTGCTGCCCTCTACTGGTTGCATGTACTTTTCAAATGGACATTTTTATCAAGCCCTGAAGCGGGTGAGTTTTACTGTGCCCACGTGTATTTCAGCGTAGTTCAACTTACTCGGTTCAATGGACATTTTCGGCCAAAGACCTTGCAGCAGTACTTTCAATGATGTGCTGTTGTTGCGGTTGCTTACCAATAACGATGGCCGCCCACCAGGGCAGCCCCACATCCATGTGCGCGAACTCCAGCAGGTTCTGGATGACACCCACCGGGGTGTGGCCAGCCAAGCCCAGGTCGATCAGACGGGCTTCCGGATCGGCAGCTCGCAGGACCTCCGCTCCATCCGCCGTCGCCTGCGTCAGCAACAGGGCGGCATTGTCTCCCGTTGCCACGGAAACAGGCCCAATTGGAACCTGGAAGCACCGACCATATGTAAGATAACACATCTGCCAGTTTGTCACACTTGAGATGTTCTACTGACCTGTTCGGGGATCGCTTGCTGGAGGACGCTGGTGCTGTCTGCCGCCACCACAGGGTCGCCCTCACTCAGTATCTGAGTctggcaaaaacaaagaacgCTGTTCAAATAGTTGAGTGGCTTCTGAGACCTCCTGAGTTCAACAGCTTGCATACAGACCTGGGAGCTGTTGTATCTCACGGCCACACAGAGCAGCAGCTTCTCATGGCGCCGCCTGCGCAGCATAGATGTGGTGCCGGCGGACCAACTGTTTGAGTTAAATGCCGTGTGCACATGAGACCTCTGGAGCCAGCGCTTGTTTGGTAGGGAAAAGGAGCAACAGGCAAAGTTAAGCACGGTCAGTGTTTCTCAAACATTCTCAGAAAATTCATAGGGTCAAAGGTTATATATTGCTCCCCCatctggaaaagaaaaaagtttcaaatcAACAGCAACTGGTGATATTCACTTTATAAAgtgccccaaaaaaattctGGTGTGACTTCTGAGTTAGAAATTGATACAATGGTGAGAGGAGAGCGCTTGACGGTCAGGATTTCACATGCAAAACATGCTCGGTCGGAATCGAATTTGCTTCGGTCACAGACTAGTTTGTTGTAACAGTGACTGATTCGGAATTTCGCCTACTTTACCGTTTGTTGAGGTTAACCGATCCTATACGGTCTAATAATATTACAACCGGAGAAACCGCGTTCATAGTTCTCCTCAATACAGTCGTCCGTCGTGTTCTGTTGAGTAAAGTCTGCTGTCTTGATGCTCTTGTCAAAGTCACAATCCGATGTGGTGATGCTAGCTGGCTAGCCAGCTAGAATGACCCTTTCGGCCGTTTTCTATCTCTGGGAATGAAACCTAAACTCGGAGACGGAGAGGAAACATACGTGCTTCCAAATGCCCGACCACGTTTGCCTGCCCGCGTTAGGTCTCGCAGTTTGTGTGAGGACAAAACGTCCCACGAGACAAGCCGGAGTCAGGCCATTCCTCATGGCTGCCATCTTGACACAGGAAATGATATAACTACGGAAACCCAAAAGGAAGCCggtggagattttttttatttacatgaaCTATTATTGAGCGACTGAATcacaaattgacaataaagttaTATATTTAGAGCATAGACCAACAGTTTTAAAGGGATTTGGTTTGGGAATTGAATATGTTTACTCATGCAAATTATCTGCAagttttccccaaaaaatttACCAGGCTGGAatgaggaatatttttttatatttataataaagaCTCCCTAATCAAGACTCTAGCGAGGTGAATGAATTGCACGaacataaattatatttataagaTTTGCTGAAGAAAGCGCTAGTTGGCAAGCGACATTACCTTCAACAGTCGTCTAACTCGAAAAACTTTTCGGTCTTCTTATTTAGGCGGACACTGCTCAACTGTAGGCAATTAAAAGCCatgtaaaaagtaaaatactgGAATATGTTCGCAATTACAAGTGACGCTATGGTTGGGACGCTTTCACCGGAAATATGCGTGACGTCACGAGCAATACAGGAAGTCAGTCTGacttgtgttttgctttttagtTTTAAACGAGTCAGATTGATTTGCAGCCTTGAACGCAGTCGAATCGACATGAAACCGCCGCCTCGCACGCGCAAACCGGTTCGCAACCTGAACCCGGACCCCAAGCCTTGCCGAACCAAGCGAGCCTGCGCGTGGTCCAGAAAGGAGCAGCGAAGGCTGCTGGACGCCCTGACGAGGCAGAGCTCCTCCCGCGACGGAGGCACGCTGGAGAACATCGACTATAGTCTGCTCAAGAAGGATGTCCCTTCTCGCTCCGATTGCGAGGTTCGTTACTGTTCAGTCTTCCGAACAGTTGTTCTGACACAGCAGAACATGGCGTCGGGGCGGTCGTGTCACCTGCACATATGAATTTATTCGTGGGTTCTTTTGCCAATTTATTCACACGTTCCCTAATCACCATGAAGGGATTCATGTCATGACGTCATTATTGTCGCACAGTTACAACCTCGCGGGTGGGAAATTTTTGGAAATACGAACCTTGCACTACTACAGTTTAATCTTTGACGCCACAACCCATGAATATGTCTCGTGACAAAAATCAAACCCTTGGAacggaataataataataataaaaacattctgtGGGTGCAATGTATCATCAGCTAAATTTCCAGTGACAGTTGTTCACGCCTGTGTGTTGTGGGGCACTATATGGCCAAGTCAGTCGTTCTTTACAAGTGTCCCAACACTGGTTTGGTCTTCTTAGATCCGGTCTGTGGTGGAACGCCTCCAGAACAAGGTGATCTCTGGCGCCATCCTGCAGCTGAAGACCAGAACGCTGGCAGAGAAGAAGGCAATGGTGCCCATCCAGATGTGGACTCGTCTGGCCCAGGCCGTGTCTGGGAGCTTCAACGGACCACTTTGCAAGGCTTTCGCTCAGGTGCCGTGGGCCAAATGATGCTCAAATGTGTGTCCGTGTTGCTCACCAAAGTTTTCTTGCCAGAAGATGTGGACCGTGGCATCCACGGAGCCTCACACTCTCAGGAACAGCCAACTGCCGCAGCTTGATGCAGCGATGAGCAACGACAGAACCGTCTGTCTGAGTGCCGCTGTCGGACCCACGCCGGCCGAAGGTATGGACCGGGATGCAGACAGCGATTGGGAGCAAATGTCTCAACACATTTGGCTCTTTACCTTTGTCCAAGTGCTGGTAAAAAGTCCAGCTGCTGCCAGTGCGGGTCCGACGGCCTCCCCTGCAGTCCCAGTTGAGCAGCCGAGTCTTTCGAGTCCAACCACCTCTGAGGACTTCGCGGTGGACTTTGAGAGGATTTACAATTACCTGAGTGGCCTTCACAAGTCAGAGGACGAGTGTGAGCTCACGGCCATGGGTGAGTGCGGGGCGAGTCCATTTCAATtggtcctttttttaaaaaaaaaaactttttaatttttttattttagtaaaCAAGTTGGCTCTGTACTTGTACTTTTACCAGTCTATTTACGCTCGTCATGTTCTTTAGAGAGCGCCGTGGTCTTGGACTTGGTGATGTCTCTCCCAGAAGAATTGAGTCTCCTCCCCTGCCAAAGTTTGCACAGACATCTCATCCAGGTGGAGTCACTCCTACAAGAAGACCAGCACCGAGGAGACAGACCACTGACTAATTGCAGCCCTGCTCTCCGTTCCGCAGGCCCACCAGAACTTGTCCGAAGCAAAGCACTCCGAGAAGGCGCGACAAGTTCTGACGGAGCTTCAGAAGCAGCGGCGAGGAAGCGATCCAGAGCCTCAACAAAACGTCACAAACGCCGCCGAAGGGGAAACATTGTGGAGTGGCGAACCAAAGTGGACGGGACTCTGTCCCCCTCTCAACCCATTCATGATTCCAATGGAACTGCTGAAGAGAAGATAGGACTTCATATTGCTTTTAGGCACACGACATTTCCATTGGGTGTAAATTCACACTTGTATTAGTGTTGATTCTTGGCTCTAATAAAACCACTTACTCAAAGGGCCAATCTTTCCCGATGCTGCACGTCTGGTGAATGGACAAACAGTTTTAGTGATCCTTGCCAATGCATTGAATGAATGTCAAAGCAGGATCATTATCGTAATCCGTACGATGATACGCCGTGTCTTTTTTAATCTTCCCCACAACAAATACTGCTGATGGTCAAACTGAGCTGCTAATATGCTGGGGAACCTGTTTTTGATTATATAAATACAGCAAAATTTGAACAAGGCGTGGTGAAAGACCCTGCAGCTGACTCAAAATAAGGCGTGGAACATTTTTACTGCTTTATGACTTTTGGCCAGCGCCTAAGCATGATTGTGTAAACTGgcagtcaagtcaaatttatttgtatagccctgaATCACAAgtagtctcaaagggcttcacatagacaaaaattaaCAATTAATCTCAaggcatcccctgatcttaagctcctaAACAAAACTCACTCatttaacaacaaaaagtcCAATATGACTGGAACCGATCTGACTTCCTTATTGGACAGGGCCTCAACCAACATGTTCCGCTTGAGAAATCCGATCAGAACATTACAGGAGGCATAACGTTGCCAATGACGCATCGGAAAGCAAAggcttgcttttgtttggtttttatcACTTGTCATAAAATGCCGCCAGAGTGTCCAGGTGTAAGAGGGCAGAGTTCAACGGCGTGGCGATACGGCACATTTGTTTGGCTTTATCTTCTTATCGGTGACAGAGCTTTTTCCACACTTTGAGTGTGGGTGGAGGAAAAAGCAAGGGTTGTGAGACATCTTGCGAAAGTCCACGCAGCTCACATTTTGTGCCATTCATCAGCGTCGACCGTGATGTGAAGTAACGCTCATGGCGTCGCTCTCTATCGTGATTGTAGCTGCGCTACTTGTCGGCCTGTCTTCTGCCAATGGTAAGCTTGAGGTCATACTTGTTCTCTGTTCATTTCTAGTTGGCCGTCCAACGTGATCGAGTAAAAGGCTGTTTAGGGCTGTATTACATCTCGTCCTGTGCattttcataataacagtaaaGAGGACTTGAAACAGCTCTTTTTGTTTGGGGGCGGTATACGATTAGCaacaattatatatattaatatgaGCGTTCAAACCAATATTCTGCACAGTTATACCCAATCCTCTTGAACGCTATGACATTCAATACAAATCCAACAACAGAAATTGTCTACATcaaaggtgtcaaactcaaggcccggggtcTAGATACAGCCCGCCATAtgttatgtggcccgcaaagacagaTATTTGCATAGACTTTGCATCATTACTAAAATGAccaattgtcttcactttaaaaaaaaatagccattattaccatttgtctttttaaaatatttgaacagtttttacgagtctctgatttcaaagctTGTTAttgatcaatttgttttgtagcctacACCGTATATAGAAGACGTTGACAATCATAACGGCCCTCAGAGGGAAACTGTGATgacgatgcggcccgcgacaaacaagagtttgacacccctggtctacatACATCAgttaaaaatggacaaaaacacACTAAGATTGTCTTTTGAAAAATTATGTACTGCTCTTGTGTATGTTTCAAGATTTAGAAAGGAGATTCTTGCTCATTGCCAATAAAGCCTCATACTAAGTAGCTCACATTTGTAAAGCTTCCCCCATTAAGTAACACTGCTGCATTTCCTGGTATACTGTAATACGAAGATACTGGAAGAAACAGGAAGCCTCTGTTGTGTGGCAAATGTATCAATGCTTTGATTCATGAATACAAAACTCAATTAATACTAATGCTCACTTCCTAAATAATATGTTGACTTCCATTTCCTCATCCTACAGACCCCTTCAATGTCCTAGAATCTAACATTTCAGACAGTACAGTGACACCAGAGACAAGCGATCCGGCCACaaccgagcaggtccagaccacgggcccagccagtccggccacaaccgagcaggtccagaccacgggcccagccagtccggccactaccgagcaggtccagaccacgggcccagccagtccggccacaaccgagcaggtccagaccacgggcccagccagtccggccactaccgagcaggtccagaccacggggccagccagtccggccactaccgagcaggtccagaccacggggccagccagtccggccactaccgagcaggtccagaccacgggcccagccagtccggccactaccgagcaggtccagaccacgggcccagccagtccggccactaccgagcaggtccagaccacgggcccagccagtccggccactaccgagcaggtccagaccacgggcccagccagtccggccactaccgagcaggtccagaccacgggcccagccagtccggccactaccgagcaggtccagaccacgggcccagccagcccggccactaccgagcaggtccagaccacgggcccagccagtccggccactaccgagcaggtccagaccacgggcccagccagtccggccactaccgagcaggtccagaccacgggcccagccagtccggccacaaccgagcaggtccagaccacgggcccagccagtccggccactaccgagcaggtccagaccacgggcccagccagtccggccactaccgagcaggtccagaccacgggcccagccagtccggccactaccgagcaggtccagaccacggggccagccagtccggccactaccgagcaggtccagaccacgggcccagccagtccggccacaaccgagcaggtccagaccacgggcccagccagtccggccacaaccgagcaggtccagaccacgggcccagccagtccggccacaaccgagcaggtccagaccacgggcccagccagtccggccactaccgagcaggtccagaccacgggcgcagccagtccggccactaccgagcaggtccagaccacgggcgcagccagtccggccactaccgagcaggtccagaccacgggcccagccagtccggccactaccgagcaggtccagaccacgggcccagccagtccggccacaaccgagcaggtccagaccacgggcccagccagtccggccacaaccgagcaggtccagaccacgggcccagccagtccggccactaccgagcaggtccagaccacggggccagccagtccggccactaccgagcaggtccagaccacggggccagccagtccggccactaccgagcaggtccagaccacgggcccagccagtccggccactaccgagcaggtccagaccacgggcgcagccagtccggccactaccgagcaggtccagaccacgggcgcagccagtccggccactaccgagcaggtccagaccacgggcgcagccagtccggccactaccgagcaggtccagaccacgggcccagccagtccggccactaccgagcaggtccagaccacgggcccagccagtccggccactaccgagcaggtccagaccacgggcccagccagtccggccacaaccgagcaggtccagaccacgggcccagccagtccggccacaaccgagcaggtccagaccacgggcccagccagtccggccacaaccgagcaggtccagaccacgagcccagccagtccggccacaaccgagcaggtccagaccacgggcccagccagtccggccactaccgagcaggtccagaccacgggcccagccagtccggccactaccgagcaggtccagaccacgggcccagccagtccggccactaccgagcaggtccagaccacgggcccagccagtccggccacaaccgagcaggtccagaccacgggcccagccagtccggccacaaccgagcaggtccagaccacgggcccagccagtccggccactaccgagcaggtccagaccacgggcccagccagtccggccactaccgagcaggtccagaccacgggcccagccagtccggccacaaccgagcaggtccagaccacgggcccagccagtccggccacaaccgagcaggtccagaccacgggcccagccagtccggccacaaccgagcaggtccagaccacgggcccagccagtccggccacaaccgagcaggtccagaccacggggccagccagtccggccactaccgagcaggtccagaccacgggcccagccagtccggccactaccgagcaggtccacaccacgggcccagccagtccggccactaccgagcaggtccagaccacgggcccagccagtccggccactaccgagcagatccagaccacgggcccagccagtccggccactaccgagcaggtccagaccacgggcccagccagtccggccactaccgagcaggtccagaccacgggcccagccagtccggccactaccgagcaggtccagaccacgggcccagccagtccggccactaccgagcaggtccagaccacgggcccagccagtccggccacaaccgagcaggtccagaccacgggcccagccagtccggccactaccgagcaggtccagaccacgggcccagccagtccggccacaaccgagcaggtccagaccacggggccagccagtccggccactaccgagcaggtccagaccacggggccagccagtccggccactaccgagcaggtccagaccacgggcccagccagtccggccacaaccgagcaggtccagaccacggggccagccagtccggccacaaccgagcaggtccagaccacgggcccagccagtccggccacaaccgagcaggtccagaccacgggcccagccagtccggccactaccgagcaggtccagaccacgggcccagccagtccggccactaccgagcaggtccagaccacgggcccagccagtccggccactaccgagcaggtccagaccacgggcccagccagtccggccacaaccgagcaggtccagaccacgggcccagccagtccggccacaaccgagcaggtccagaccacgggcccagccagtccggccacaaccgagcaggtccagaccacgggcccagccagtccggccacaaccgagcaggtccagaccacgggcccagccagtccggccacaaccgagcaggtccagaccacgggcccagccagtccggccacaaccgagcaggtccagaccacgggcccagccagtccggccactaccgagcaggtccagaccacgggcccagccagtccggccactaccgagcaggtccagaccacgggcccagccagtccggccactaccgagcaggtccagaccacgggcccagccagtccggccacaaccgagcaggtccagaccacgggcccagccagtccggccacaaccgagcaggtccagaccacgggcccagccagtccggccactaccgagcaggtccagaccacgggcccagccagtccggccactaccgagcaggtccagaccacgggcccagccagtccggccactaccgagcaggtccagaccacgggcccagccagtccggccactaccgagcaggtccagaccacgggcccagccagtccggccactaccgagcaggtccagaccacgggcccagccagtccggccactaccgagcaggtccagaccacgggcccagccagtccggccactaccgagcaggtccagaccacgggcccagccagtccggccacaaccgagcaggtccagaccacgggcccagccagtccggccactaccgagcaggtccagaccacgggcccagccagtccggccactaccgagcaggtccagaccacgggcccagccagtccggccacaaccgagcaggtccagaccacgggcccagccagtccggccacaaccgagcaggtccagaccacgggcccagccagtccggccactaccgagcaggtccagaccacgggcccagccagtccggccactaccgagcaggtccagaccacgggcccagccagtccggccactaccgagcaggtccagaccacgggcccagccagtccggccactaccgagcaggtccagaccacgggcccagccagtccggccactaccgagcaggtccagaccacgggcccagccagtccggccactaccgagcaggtccagaccacgggcccagccagtccggccactaccgagcaggtccagaccacgggcccagccagtccggccactaccgagcaggtccagaccacgggcccagccagtccggccactaccgagcaggtccagaccacgggcccagccagtccggccactaccgagcaggtccagaccacgggcccagccagtccggccacaaccgagcaggtccagaccacgggcccagccagtccggccacaaccgagcaggtccagaccacgggcccagccagtccggccacaaccgagcaggtccagaccacgggcccagccagtccggccactaccgagcaggtccagaccacgggcccagccagtccggccacaaccgagcaggtccagaccacgggcccagccagtccggccactaccgagcaggtccagaccacgggcccagccagtccggcgacaaccgagcaggtccagaccacgggcccagccagtccggccacaaccgagcaggtccagaccacgggcccagccagtccggccactaccgagcaggtccagaccacgggcccagccagtccggccacaaccgagcaggtccagaccacgggcccagccagtccggccactaccgagcaggtccagaccacgggcccagccagtccggcgacaaccgagcaggtccagaccacgggcccagccagtccggccacaaccgagcaggtccagaccacgggcccagccagtccggccacaaccgagcaggtccagaccactGGCCCAGCCAGTGCGGCAACACCAGACCCTTCAGCAACCAGTCCAGGATCACCATCACCAACACCTTTTGAGCCTTCATCAGATCCCACAACATTGACTCCAACAACATCAGAGGTCCTTCAATGCCAAAACGGAGGAACATTTGATGGAAGCAAATGCCTTTGTACCAGTGTGTTCAATGGAAAGCTTTGCCAGTTCGTGGAGGAAAGTGTGGAGTTAGGTATGTGCTAACCCGTCAACAACATGCTTGCCGTCTGCTACTATGGTTTGCCCTAATTGCGTTTTGTGTACCGTAGAGAACATTGAGCAGTTGGTGAAAATTCAAGTGGTAATCGACCAGGAATATAATCCCAATTACGACAACTTGAGCTCGACGGAGTTCTTAGACTTTGTTAAAGACTTTGAGGATAAGGtgaacatgttt
This window contains:
- the oxa1l gene encoding mitochondrial inner membrane protein OXA1L; its protein translation is MAAMRNGLTPACLVGRFVLTQTARPNAGRQTWSGIWKHRWLQRSHVHTAFNSNSWSAGTTSMLRRRRHEKLLLCVAVRYNSSQTQILSEGDPVVAADSTSVLQQAIPEQVPIGPVSVATGDNAALLLTQATADGAEVLRAADPEARLIDLGLAGHTPVGVIQNLLEFAHMDVGLPWWAAIVIGTVVARLAVFPVIVKGQREAAKLNNVMPEMSRLNTRMTEAKNSGNKFEFAKAYTDLTLFQKKHDVNPLRGFLVPLVQAPIFISFFMALRQMAYLPVPSMQTGGALWFPDLTMADPFYVLPLAVTGTMFFILELGAESGVDNPNLRAMKTVFRIMPFIILPLTINFPTAVFTYWLTSNCFSLAQVALLRHPLVRDKLSIPEKIKHPASALPQNDGFIASMKKGWKNAQLAQQLEERERRIKNHLDLAAKGPLRQTFTHNPLQQIPAAKDTKSATTTRPWKDTMG
- the snapc2 gene encoding snRNA-activating protein complex subunit 2 isoform X2 is translated as MKPPPRTRKPVRNLNPDPKPCRTKRACAWSRKEQRRLLDALTRQSSSRDGGTLENIDYSLLKKDVPSRSDCEIRSVVERLQNKVISGAILQLKTRTLAEKKAMVPIQMWTRLAQAVSGSFNGPLCKAFAQMWTVASTEPHTLRNSQLPQLDAAMSNDRTVCLSAAVGPTPAEVLVKSPAAASAGPTASPAVPVEQPSLSSPTTSEDFAVDFERIYNYLSGLHKSEDECELTAMESAVVLDLVMSLPEELSLLPCQSLHRHLIQAHQNLSEAKHSEKARQVLTELQKQRRGSDPEPQQNVTNAAEGETLWSGEPKWTGLCPPLNPFMIPMELLKRR
- the snapc2 gene encoding snRNA-activating protein complex subunit 2 isoform X1, coding for MKPPPRTRKPVRNLNPDPKPCRTKRACAWSRKEQRRLLDALTRQSSSRDGGTLENIDYSLLKKDVPSRSDCEIRSVVERLQNKVISGAILQLKTRTLAEKKAMVPIQMWTRLAQAVSGSFNGPLCKAFAQMWTVASTEPHTLRNSQLPQLDAAMSNDRTVCLSAAVGPTPAEVLVKSPAAASAGPTASPAVPVEQPSLSSPTTSEDFAVDFERIYNYLSGLHKSEDECELTAMESAVVLDLVMSLPEELSLLPCQSLHRHLIQVESLLQEDQHRGDRPLTNCSPALRSAGPPELVRSKALREGATSSDGASEAAARKRSRASTKRHKRRRRGNIVEWRTKVDGTLSPSQPIHDSNGTAEEKIGLHIAFRHTTFPLGVNSHLY